A single window of Rubripirellula lacrimiformis DNA harbors:
- a CDS encoding Gfo/Idh/MocA family protein: MSQKSTRRKFIGQTAALTAGVGYFASSSPKLFAADSPMQKLTAGCIGVGGKGGSDTSHIAEQGVEIVGLCDVDGSVLVKKGREFASAKQFNDFREMLDQLGDKVDIVTVSTPDHTHASAAVRAMRMKKHVYCQKPLTWSIAEARLMRETAEEMGVVTQMGNQGTSENGLREAVEVIRSGAIGDVSEIHIWSNRPVWPQGLGRPEGSDPVPENLNWDAWIGPAPMRPYKAGAYHSFNWRGWVDFGTGALGDMACHTTNLSVMALKLWDPVAMTAVRNPGIFEGETFPGSSEIKFEFPEREGLSACNFHWYDGGNLPPERIIAQLPKSFQKKVDALKKDPSKRQTSGAVLVGSKGLLFSPDDYGAQYMLLPNDQYTDFTPPEQTLPRIPYEAGNDQRQKWEFVSTVKGEYEPGTMANFGYAGRLTETILAGNLAMRAGQGQRIEWDAATMTSPNVPAVNQFVGREYRAGWELEGLPAVAKA, encoded by the coding sequence ATGAGCCAGAAGTCTACACGTCGTAAATTCATCGGACAAACAGCGGCGTTGACCGCTGGCGTCGGCTACTTTGCCAGCAGCTCTCCTAAGCTTTTTGCTGCTGATTCGCCTATGCAAAAGCTGACGGCCGGTTGCATCGGTGTTGGTGGCAAGGGTGGCAGCGACACCAGCCACATCGCTGAACAAGGCGTCGAAATCGTCGGTCTGTGCGATGTCGATGGTTCTGTTTTGGTCAAGAAGGGACGCGAGTTCGCCAGTGCGAAGCAGTTCAACGATTTCCGTGAAATGCTGGACCAATTGGGCGACAAGGTTGACATTGTCACCGTCAGCACGCCTGACCACACGCACGCGTCGGCCGCCGTCCGCGCGATGCGAATGAAAAAGCACGTGTACTGTCAGAAGCCACTGACTTGGTCGATCGCCGAAGCACGTTTGATGCGTGAAACCGCCGAAGAAATGGGCGTGGTCACCCAGATGGGCAACCAAGGCACCAGCGAGAACGGTTTGCGTGAAGCAGTCGAAGTGATTCGCAGCGGTGCAATCGGCGACGTCAGCGAAATCCACATTTGGTCCAACCGCCCGGTTTGGCCACAAGGTTTGGGGCGTCCAGAAGGTTCGGATCCGGTTCCAGAAAACTTGAATTGGGACGCTTGGATTGGTCCAGCACCGATGCGGCCTTACAAAGCGGGTGCTTACCACTCGTTCAATTGGCGCGGTTGGGTCGACTTCGGCACCGGTGCCTTGGGCGACATGGCATGTCACACGACAAACCTGTCCGTGATGGCACTGAAACTTTGGGACCCGGTCGCGATGACCGCCGTCCGCAACCCTGGGATCTTCGAAGGCGAAACCTTCCCGGGCAGCTCGGAAATCAAGTTCGAGTTCCCGGAACGCGAAGGCCTGTCGGCTTGCAACTTCCATTGGTATGACGGTGGCAACCTGCCTCCAGAACGGATCATCGCCCAGTTGCCCAAGAGCTTCCAAAAGAAGGTCGACGCGCTGAAGAAAGATCCGTCCAAGCGTCAGACCAGCGGCGCTGTGTTGGTCGGTAGCAAGGGCTTGTTGTTCTCGCCTGATGATTACGGTGCACAGTACATGCTGTTGCCCAACGATCAGTACACCGACTTCACGCCGCCCGAGCAAACTCTGCCACGGATCCCGTACGAAGCTGGGAACGACCAACGTCAGAAGTGGGAATTCGTCAGCACCGTCAAGGGCGAATACGAGCCGGGTACGATGGCCAACTTTGGCTACGCCGGACGTTTGACCGAAACGATCTTGGCTGGGAACCTAGCGATGCGTGCCGGGCAAGGCCAACGGATCGAGTGGGACGCCGCCACGATGACCAGCCCCAATGTGCCAGCGGTCAACCAGTTCGTCGGTCGCGAATATCGCGCCGGATGGGAACTCGAAGGCCTGCCCGCAGTAGCCAAGGCATAG
- a CDS encoding leucine-rich repeat domain-containing protein — translation MPNSFSREFAAFGLILISLALAGCRPKSDVAESPQPDAAPQVANVAPPADDAEMVQALRDAGFTLTENASGNIQKVAAVVTPETSTVIAQLVGLHSLQELTLSGKGLSDEVVAVLSELDGLKRLDLSRSDVRDSALEAIQNLGTLEVLFLRQTSVTDDGLANLTGLSKLRAIDLRNSNISDAGTVHLAKIKTLSDVQLEKAKINDEGAIRLASLPLRSLNLNYCTTISNKTLEALSKNPKLTSLQMDYTKINDEGMKFVANFKDMTRLRIRGTDVTGVGLQNIQGLQKMQRMELRDSSLDDDGMAIIASLPNISFLDISECRMVTTEGFKQIAKMTNLTLLSLWETKLDDEAFAEFGGLTKLENLDARSTKITDKSLPVLLSLKNLTQLNLGGTLFSNESYLEIGKLPKLKTLMVANTKIGYDVMDELAESREDLEVIDY, via the coding sequence ATGCCCAATTCATTTTCCAGAGAGTTCGCAGCGTTTGGACTGATCCTGATATCGCTTGCTCTCGCCGGCTGCCGACCGAAATCGGATGTCGCTGAAAGCCCGCAACCCGACGCCGCCCCCCAAGTAGCGAACGTAGCCCCGCCTGCCGATGACGCCGAAATGGTCCAGGCGCTGCGCGACGCAGGCTTCACGCTGACGGAAAACGCATCCGGCAACATCCAGAAAGTCGCCGCCGTCGTAACCCCTGAAACCAGCACGGTGATCGCCCAGCTAGTCGGCCTGCACAGCCTGCAAGAATTGACCCTGTCGGGCAAAGGACTGTCCGACGAAGTCGTCGCTGTGCTGAGCGAACTGGATGGACTGAAACGACTGGACCTTTCTCGATCCGATGTCCGCGATTCGGCCTTGGAAGCCATCCAAAACCTGGGCACCCTGGAGGTCCTGTTTCTTCGGCAAACAAGCGTTACCGACGATGGACTTGCCAACCTAACGGGATTGTCGAAATTGCGAGCGATCGACCTTCGCAACAGCAACATTTCCGATGCCGGCACCGTCCATCTGGCCAAGATCAAAACGCTTTCCGATGTCCAACTGGAAAAAGCAAAGATCAATGACGAAGGTGCCATTCGCTTGGCGTCGCTGCCCCTGCGTTCGTTGAACCTGAACTACTGCACGACGATCTCCAACAAAACGCTCGAAGCGCTTAGCAAGAATCCGAAACTGACGTCGCTGCAAATGGATTACACCAAGATCAACGACGAAGGAATGAAGTTCGTCGCCAACTTCAAGGACATGACCCGGCTTCGTATCCGCGGAACCGATGTGACTGGCGTCGGTCTACAAAACATCCAAGGTCTGCAGAAAATGCAACGCATGGAACTGCGTGATTCCTCTCTGGACGATGATGGCATGGCGATCATCGCATCGCTGCCAAACATCAGCTTCCTTGATATCAGCGAATGCCGAATGGTTACCACCGAAGGCTTCAAGCAGATCGCAAAGATGACCAACCTGACCCTGCTTAGCCTCTGGGAAACCAAACTGGACGACGAAGCGTTTGCGGAGTTCGGCGGTCTAACCAAACTGGAAAACCTAGACGCCAGGTCGACCAAGATCACCGACAAGTCGCTACCCGTCCTGCTGTCGCTGAAAAACCTGACTCAGCTGAACCTTGGCGGCACCCTGTTCAGCAATGAATCGTACCTCGAGATCGGCAAGCTACCGAAGCTGAAAACGTTGATGGTCGCCAACACCAAGATTGGCTACGACGTGATGGACGAATTGGCGGAATCTCGCGAAGACCTCGAAGTCATCGACTACTAA
- a CDS encoding sulfatase family protein — protein MTTLFRQVLYCVAFVFVGSVVSAAERNILFIITDDESPTLGCYGDTAAATPAIDAIAADGMVFRNAFATTASCSASRSVVMSGLHNHRNGQFGHQHHYHKFAAFHDVARLAMPRVLDRAGYRTGHIGKYHVAPESVFHFETYMKGDGRNAVQMAENVREFMTDESDSRPFMLYFGTSDPHRGGGNDKTSKSELKPNLFGNKPKRGSFPGVEEVFYDPADVVVPSFLPDTQETREELANYYQSIARVDQGVARLVQILKEADLYDKTMIVFTSDHGMAFAGGKTTVYEGGLRVPMVVRDPYVENRGVESDALISHIDITPTLLDFAGGLDPETNGPKNPLNVKKFWAEREEAQMDNRDGGKPFDSYHGKSWLHCLAQPAESHHDEIFASHTFHEIQMYYPMRVIRDDKYKLIWNIAYPLPYPFASDLWSASSWQAQLAKGNDAPYGNMTVGQYVQRPQFELFDIAADPLETTNLADSQGHQDVLETYKAKLKAMQKEMDDPWIMKWDYE, from the coding sequence ATGACTACCCTGTTTCGACAAGTTTTGTATTGCGTTGCGTTTGTGTTCGTGGGGTCTGTGGTATCCGCTGCCGAACGCAACATTCTGTTCATCATTACCGATGACGAGAGTCCGACGCTGGGTTGCTACGGCGACACCGCAGCGGCAACCCCAGCGATCGACGCCATCGCGGCCGACGGCATGGTGTTTCGCAATGCGTTCGCCACCACAGCATCGTGCAGTGCCAGCCGAAGCGTCGTGATGAGCGGGTTGCACAATCATCGCAACGGGCAATTTGGGCATCAGCACCACTACCACAAATTCGCCGCCTTTCATGACGTCGCTCGTTTGGCGATGCCACGCGTGCTGGACCGAGCCGGTTATCGGACCGGCCACATCGGCAAATATCACGTGGCTCCCGAATCGGTATTTCATTTCGAAACGTACATGAAAGGTGATGGGCGAAACGCAGTGCAGATGGCCGAAAACGTTCGTGAATTCATGACGGACGAATCCGATTCGCGGCCCTTCATGCTGTACTTCGGTACCTCGGACCCACACCGTGGCGGTGGAAATGACAAGACGTCCAAGTCGGAACTGAAACCCAACCTGTTCGGCAACAAACCCAAGCGTGGATCGTTTCCGGGCGTGGAAGAAGTGTTCTACGATCCGGCGGATGTCGTGGTGCCATCCTTCCTGCCCGATACGCAGGAAACCCGCGAGGAGTTGGCTAATTATTACCAGTCGATCGCGCGAGTCGATCAAGGGGTTGCGCGGCTGGTTCAGATCTTAAAAGAAGCTGACCTGTACGACAAAACCATGATCGTATTCACCAGCGATCACGGGATGGCTTTTGCCGGCGGCAAGACCACGGTTTACGAAGGTGGATTGCGAGTACCGATGGTGGTGCGTGACCCGTATGTCGAGAACCGCGGTGTGGAAAGTGATGCGTTGATTAGCCATATCGATATCACGCCGACGCTGTTGGACTTTGCAGGCGGGCTGGATCCCGAAACCAACGGCCCCAAAAATCCGTTGAACGTCAAGAAGTTCTGGGCTGAACGCGAAGAGGCTCAGATGGACAATCGAGACGGTGGAAAACCATTCGATTCTTACCATGGCAAATCATGGCTGCACTGCTTGGCTCAGCCAGCCGAAAGTCATCATGACGAAATCTTTGCGTCACACACGTTCCACGAAATCCAGATGTACTATCCGATGCGAGTGATTCGCGACGACAAGTACAAGTTGATTTGGAATATCGCCTATCCGTTGCCCTATCCGTTCGCATCGGATTTGTGGAGCGCCAGCAGTTGGCAGGCCCAGTTGGCCAAGGGGAACGATGCTCCGTACGGAAACATGACTGTTGGGCAATACGTCCAGCGTCCGCAGTTCGAATTGTTTGACATCGCGGCCGATCCGTTGGAAACGACCAACCTAGCCGATAGCCAGGGGCACCAGGATGTGCTGGAGACTTACAAGGCGAAGCTAAAAGCGATGCAGAAAGAAATGGACGACCCGTGGATCATGAAGTGGGACTACGAGTGA
- a CDS encoding leucine-rich repeat domain-containing protein yields MAAEPPHPASDRTTLLLPIIHRDATIQTETADQTEVAPDSGSSPTAPKNAAAHYPDQSLGSYAGEGWRAYMQVWREHHRDPANAEIRRFLGLPLSGSPGWSAKRSRSAPSWLNWKPGTYAQIDTPHFVIYSQADKDDSVTVADDLERCYWGWTQMFFPLWEGSPQVTGVMAGAAPDDSIVDHLKSNRGRITIRRKMKVILFRDVSGYAAALARDVPGIERSTGFYSDARKAMCVYAAENDDAATRRHELVHQLFREATRSGLGRSMPGEARDFWLVEGIAGYFESLSIHGNQATVGGWDSPRLQFARYRVLVGGDQMPPDELRTDGRLAAQRRDDIARWYAHAIAETHRMLDGGNLADRLAVYHQLAELYRIDSPLDDTPIETDQVPAARKLSEFLAINDATLIDNPSNRQIQSLCFAGCQVTETGLASIDPQPDLTWLDLARLPVGNEAVLRLAPNPARLEQLTLEATQVDNQIATWLSQAVNLRELDLSWTDCGDPVLDAIQPAAKISVLWMTGTAITDESIDTIAAKTQLSNIDVQRTGVSETGLNRIRQSTDAKINPLELRPQP; encoded by the coding sequence ATGGCGGCCGAACCACCCCATCCGGCCTCGGATCGGACCACGCTGCTGCTGCCGATCATCCACCGCGATGCCACCATCCAAACGGAAACGGCGGATCAGACCGAAGTTGCCCCCGATTCGGGTTCCTCCCCTACCGCCCCCAAGAACGCCGCGGCACATTATCCCGACCAATCGCTAGGATCGTACGCTGGCGAAGGATGGCGGGCCTACATGCAAGTGTGGCGCGAACATCACCGCGATCCAGCCAACGCCGAGATCCGCCGATTCCTAGGCCTGCCTCTATCAGGATCGCCAGGCTGGTCGGCCAAACGCAGCCGATCGGCACCGTCGTGGCTGAACTGGAAACCAGGCACCTACGCCCAAATCGACACACCTCACTTTGTCATCTATAGCCAAGCCGACAAGGACGATTCGGTGACGGTGGCGGACGACCTGGAACGCTGCTATTGGGGCTGGACCCAGATGTTCTTTCCGCTGTGGGAAGGCAGTCCGCAAGTCACCGGTGTGATGGCGGGCGCGGCACCCGACGACTCCATCGTGGATCACCTGAAGTCCAATCGCGGTCGCATCACGATCCGGCGAAAGATGAAAGTGATCCTGTTCCGTGACGTGTCGGGCTACGCCGCTGCGCTTGCGCGAGACGTCCCGGGCATCGAACGTTCCACGGGATTCTATAGCGACGCACGCAAAGCGATGTGTGTGTACGCCGCTGAAAACGACGACGCGGCCACGCGACGACACGAACTGGTCCACCAACTGTTCCGCGAAGCGACTCGCAGCGGGTTGGGGCGATCGATGCCTGGGGAAGCTCGCGATTTCTGGCTGGTCGAAGGCATCGCAGGCTACTTTGAATCACTCAGCATCCATGGCAACCAAGCCACCGTGGGTGGCTGGGATTCACCGCGGCTTCAATTCGCGCGGTACCGTGTGCTGGTCGGTGGCGACCAGATGCCGCCGGACGAACTGAGAACCGATGGACGTTTGGCCGCCCAACGTCGCGATGACATCGCCCGATGGTATGCGCATGCGATCGCCGAAACGCATCGCATGCTAGACGGTGGCAATCTTGCCGATCGACTCGCCGTCTACCATCAACTGGCGGAACTGTATCGCATCGATTCGCCGCTTGACGACACCCCGATCGAAACCGACCAGGTGCCCGCGGCGAGAAAGCTTTCCGAATTCTTGGCCATCAACGATGCGACTCTGATCGACAATCCAAGCAATCGCCAAATCCAATCATTGTGTTTCGCGGGCTGCCAAGTCACCGAAACGGGGCTGGCGTCGATCGATCCGCAACCGGATCTGACGTGGCTTGACCTAGCCCGTTTGCCGGTCGGAAACGAAGCCGTCCTGCGGTTGGCCCCGAATCCAGCCCGGCTGGAACAACTGACATTGGAGGCGACACAAGTCGACAATCAGATTGCAACTTGGTTGTCCCAAGCGGTCAACCTTCGCGAACTGGACCTCAGCTGGACCGATTGCGGCGACCCCGTTCTGGATGCGATCCAACCAGCGGCGAAGATCAGTGTGCTGTGGATGACCGGCACGGCGATCACCGATGAATCGATCGATACCATCGCGGCCAAAACGCAACTTTCGAACATCGATGTTCAACGAACCGGTGTGTCCGAAACGGGGCTGAACAGAATCCGCCAATCGACCGATGCCAAGATCAACCCGCTGGAATTGCGACCCCAACCATGA
- a CDS encoding lactate racemase domain-containing protein: protein MTTTLDRSPIAFPKMFRVRQRFDSHAIPDIQFAVSNEMRRVGLGGIIHPGQRVALAVGSRGITNLTGIVAAVADSVRQTGATPIVVPAMGSHGGATADGQSNVLASLGVTESTVGAPIVSSMETVVVGQSHGIDIHFDQAASQCDHVIVINRIKPHTRLTGRYESGLIKMLMIGLGKHRGAAIYHQVFSEHHYRLDSLADDIVGVVRHAMPITMGIAVVEDAFEHTSIIEAVPAACFLDREPELLAIARSRMPKLPFDHAELLIVDQVGKEISGTGMDTNVIGRKFNDKVAAADEFPKIKQIHVRSLSSKTAGNAAGIGIAEYCHRRVVNAMDHHATRINCVTSEHVTAGAIPLTFDSDREVFQAVLSQNGRIPVARMKWMRIADTLRLEMIDCSEGFWDAAQQDANLEILTQPKPIRLNAGDDLENLK from the coding sequence ATGACGACCACTTTGGATCGCTCGCCGATCGCATTTCCCAAAATGTTTCGCGTGCGGCAAAGGTTTGATTCGCATGCGATTCCCGACATCCAGTTTGCGGTATCCAACGAGATGCGGCGGGTCGGGTTGGGCGGCATCATTCATCCGGGCCAACGGGTTGCACTGGCCGTCGGCAGCCGAGGCATCACCAACCTGACTGGGATCGTCGCCGCAGTGGCTGATTCGGTCCGTCAAACCGGTGCCACGCCAATCGTTGTTCCCGCAATGGGCAGCCACGGCGGGGCAACGGCCGATGGCCAATCCAATGTGCTTGCGTCTCTGGGGGTCACCGAATCCACCGTCGGGGCCCCGATTGTTTCGTCGATGGAAACGGTCGTCGTGGGCCAATCGCATGGCATCGACATTCATTTTGATCAGGCCGCCAGCCAATGCGACCATGTCATCGTGATCAACCGCATCAAACCTCACACCCGACTGACCGGTCGCTATGAAAGCGGTCTGATCAAGATGTTGATGATCGGGCTGGGCAAACACCGGGGCGCTGCGATCTATCACCAAGTCTTTTCCGAACATCACTACCGGTTGGATTCTTTGGCCGACGATATCGTAGGCGTGGTCCGTCACGCGATGCCGATCACGATGGGCATCGCTGTGGTAGAGGACGCCTTCGAACACACATCGATCATCGAAGCGGTCCCGGCCGCATGTTTTCTGGATCGGGAACCCGAACTGCTGGCGATCGCACGATCACGCATGCCAAAGTTGCCGTTCGACCACGCGGAACTGCTGATCGTCGATCAAGTCGGCAAGGAAATCAGTGGCACCGGAATGGACACGAACGTGATCGGCCGCAAATTCAACGACAAGGTCGCGGCTGCGGACGAGTTCCCCAAGATCAAACAAATCCATGTACGCAGTTTGTCGTCCAAAACGGCCGGAAATGCAGCCGGCATAGGGATCGCCGAGTACTGTCACCGGCGGGTCGTGAACGCGATGGACCACCACGCAACGCGGATCAACTGTGTGACCAGCGAACATGTAACCGCCGGCGCCATCCCGCTGACGTTTGACTCCGATCGCGAAGTCTTCCAAGCCGTCCTGTCCCAAAACGGGCGAATTCCAGTTGCCCGGATGAAGTGGATGCGAATTGCCGATACGCTGCGTTTGGAAATGATCGATTGCAGCGAAGGATTCTGGGACGCGGCCCAACAGGACGCGAACCTGGAAATCTTGACCCAGCCGAAACCGATCCGTTTGAATGCCGGCGATGACCTGGAGAACTTGAAATGA
- a CDS encoding bifunctional 4-hydroxy-2-oxoglutarate aldolase/2-dehydro-3-deoxy-phosphogluconate aldolase — MNDDGSFPADLLARIRRCGMIPTATIDDVSAAIPLAKALLACHIDVIEIALHTDVAFDAMRKIRDEVPGMMVAAGTILNPDQIAPAIESGAALAAANGLCDEVVQEARAQRLPFIPGIITPSELESAIHLGCRHVKVFPIEPMGGVKYLRTLAMPYEHLGIKYFVSGGITSENAPAYLYHEDVTAIGAGWIASRPIIQSQQWSDLINHAVEATGIVKEMRPH; from the coding sequence ATGAATGACGACGGAAGCTTTCCAGCCGATCTACTGGCCCGAATCCGACGCTGTGGGATGATCCCGACAGCCACGATCGATGATGTGTCCGCTGCGATCCCGTTGGCCAAAGCGTTGCTGGCATGCCACATCGACGTCATCGAGATCGCACTCCACACCGACGTTGCCTTCGACGCGATGCGGAAAATCCGGGATGAAGTTCCCGGCATGATGGTGGCCGCGGGAACCATCCTGAACCCCGACCAGATCGCACCGGCGATCGAATCTGGGGCCGCACTGGCCGCCGCAAATGGATTGTGCGATGAAGTCGTTCAGGAAGCACGCGCACAACGACTGCCGTTCATCCCGGGAATCATCACACCGTCCGAATTGGAATCCGCCATTCACTTGGGCTGCCGCCACGTGAAAGTGTTCCCGATCGAACCGATGGGCGGTGTCAAATATCTGCGGACTCTGGCGATGCCCTACGAACATCTGGGCATCAAGTACTTTGTTTCCGGGGGGATCACATCCGAAAACGCACCGGCGTACCTGTACCACGAAGATGTGACGGCGATCGGGGCGGGATGGATCGCTTCACGACCGATCATCCAGAGCCAACAATGGTCCGACCTGATCAATCACGCCGTCGAAGCCACCGGGATCGTGAAAGAGATGCGGCCGCACTAG
- a CDS encoding cytochrome c oxidase subunit 3 — MLPNDRRYQLGGLLFLISLSVFFVTSILLYGIYAYTRRGDIQSTAPMPASFLVSTVCLIVVSGLVHLATRTVRRERRGQTTLLLLASAASAVIFMGVQFYAMSEMLAGPALQGGTGKGVAGMVVVLALLHALHVAGGVIALGIVSVRSWLGHYDHERHWPVDFSAQYWHFLDVVWLCMLVLFWFTTGGFAF; from the coding sequence ATGCTCCCCAACGATCGGCGGTACCAGCTTGGCGGGCTGTTGTTCCTGATTTCCCTCAGCGTCTTCTTTGTCACCAGCATCCTGCTGTACGGGATTTACGCCTACACACGTCGAGGGGACATCCAGAGCACCGCTCCGATGCCGGCCAGTTTTCTGGTCAGCACGGTATGCTTGATCGTGGTCAGCGGGTTGGTCCACTTGGCGACGCGAACGGTTCGCCGCGAACGCAGGGGCCAGACGACGTTGCTGTTGCTGGCCAGCGCGGCTTCGGCCGTCATCTTTATGGGCGTCCAGTTTTACGCGATGTCCGAGATGCTGGCGGGGCCTGCCCTGCAGGGCGGGACGGGCAAAGGGGTTGCCGGGATGGTGGTCGTGTTAGCGCTTCTGCACGCTCTGCACGTGGCCGGTGGTGTGATCGCGTTGGGGATCGTTTCGGTTCGGTCGTGGTTGGGACACTACGATCACGAACGTCATTGGCCCGTCGACTTTTCGGCTCAATATTGGCACTTCTTGGACGTCGTCTGGCTGTGCATGCTGGTTCTGTTTTGGTTCACAACCGGCGGCTTCGCGTTCTAG